The Chitinophagaceae bacterium DNA window ATGCAGGGCTGAAAACCGGAGATAAAATAACTAAAATAAATGGCCGGTCATTTGACAGAGCCAAAGAAGTTGAATCCTTAAAAATGCTTTTCGGAGCTAAAGTAACCTTGGAAAGAAACGGACAAACAAAGGAAATTCAACTCCCTGATAATTTATTTCTTGAAATCGGAAGAGGCGGAGGGCAGTTCATTAGTTTTCTGAATGTCCCTTTTGAAGTAAGTGAAGTTATGCCCGGGACTCCTGCTGAGGAATTTGGTCTTCAAAAAGGAGATCAGTTTTTAAGATTAGATACCGTAGAAATAAGCAGCTTTGGCCACTTTTCAGAAACCCTGAGCGGATATGCAGGACAAGAAATTGAAATTGAAGTAAAGCGCTCCGGTGAAACCTTTACGGACTACGTTAAAGTAGGTGAAGATGGCCGCTTAGGCTTCTTCCCAAACCCTTTGATGGACTATGATACAAAACCTTATACTGTATTTAACTCTTTAAAATACGGTACTATAGACGGCTTTGAAGCAATTTATTACAATGCTATTGGCTTGGGTAAAGTGTTTACCGGTCAGGTCAAAGCCACTGAATCCATACAAAGTCCAATTGGTATCGCAACTATTTATGGTGGTGTATGGGACTGGAAACGATTTTGGTATTTAACCGGATTAATTTCATTCATACTGGCATTTATGAACATACTTCCAATACCTGCCCTCGATGGTGGACACATTATGTTTATCTTCATAGAAGTGATACAGGGAAAGCCTGTCAGTCAGAAAACTATGGAAAAAGCACAGGGAGTTGGTATGGTTTTACTCCTGCTTTTAATGGCATTTGCATTTGGAAATGATATTTATAAACTCATCACCGGAGGGTAAAAATTTTGTTTTAAAAAATGCATTGTGTAATTTTATGCAACTGAAAAGTGCACTTTAATTAAAAAAGCACAATCCGTTGTATCATTAAATTAATTTTTTAACATGAGAAATTTTCTACTTTTACTGCTTATATGTATCTCTTTTCAAGGATTTAGCAGCAATAAATCTGTCATGATAATTCCTTTTAATCAGGATATGTACTTTTCAGATGCAGACCATGAATTAGCCAGACATAATAAAATCAGTATACCTGAAGTAAGAGCAATGTTCCGACATGGGCTTAATACAAACATCAATGCACACATTCTTGCAGCTTACGAAACCAGGTCATTGCTGAATGATACAATTGAAGGTGCACTGGAGGACTTAAATGCCGTTTACAGAAGTTTGAGATACCGTATGGAAGCACCTGTCGGGAAATTTACAATTGGTAAGACAGAAGACTCAAACGAATCTGCAGAGTTAGAGCAAAAAGAAAAACCGGGTAGAGGACTAAGAAATTTACTTTCATCTAACAGAGATGAAGAAAAAGGTCAGCAAACAGATAAATATGATGTACCCGATCCTGACCGCCGATTTATGAATGTTGTTATTCCTAATCCGGAGATGTTTTCTTATTTGTCAGATAAATATCAAACAAATTATTTCTTATTCATAAACCAGTTTGAATTAGCTACAAACTATGATCGTTGCCTTGACAGAGCTACCAATAATTTCGAGCGGACAGTGAAGGTTCACTTTTCATTATTTGACAAAAGAGGAGATCAAATAGCCGGAGATTTTGTTGAAGTTAAGTTTGGCAGTAACTCTAACGACATAATGGAGATTATGAAAAATAAATTTCCACATATTTCACAGCATTTAACTGCTCAATTACCGGTTAATGAGCGTCGTTTATTGCCTACCGGTAATCATGGAGAAGTGAAATATCAGGAAACTAATAAAGATTTTGAGTAAAAAATCAACTGATTCCTAAATAATTTTCTTTAGATTTGCATTCCCATTTCAGCCCGGGTGGCGGAATTGGTAGACGCGTTGGTCTCAAACACCAATGGAGGTAACTTCGTGCCGGTTCGACTCCGGCCCCGGGTACAAAAGCTACTTAGATTCTAAGTAGCTTTTTTTGTTAAGAAATGCCGGTAATTCATATTTTGAATTGCTGTTATAAAAAACTAACCTCCCAGGTACAAGCCCCTGAGAGGTTAATCACCTTACCTAAAAATCAACTATCTTACTCAGTAATAATCAGTTTTTCAAGCTGAATACCACTTTCATTTTTAATCTCAATAAAATATATCCCGGCACTTAATGACGAAACATTTAAACGTATTTGACATCTATCATTAAT harbors:
- the rseP gene encoding RIP metalloprotease RseP, producing the protein MEALIMVAQLLLGLGLLVFVHELGHFLAAKAFGIKVEKFYVFFDFGNTKIFSKKVGDTEYGIGWFPLGGYVKIVGMVDESMDKDQLEKPPEDYEFRSKPAWQRFIVLVAGVVMNVIVGILIFAGSTLYFDKEYVPISAVENGIYAHEIARNAGLKTGDKITKINGRSFDRAKEVESLKMLFGAKVTLERNGQTKEIQLPDNLFLEIGRGGGQFISFLNVPFEVSEVMPGTPAEEFGLQKGDQFLRLDTVEISSFGHFSETLSGYAGQEIEIEVKRSGETFTDYVKVGEDGRLGFFPNPLMDYDTKPYTVFNSLKYGTIDGFEAIYYNAIGLGKVFTGQVKATESIQSPIGIATIYGGVWDWKRFWYLTGLISFILAFMNILPIPALDGGHIMFIFIEVIQGKPVSQKTMEKAQGVGMVLLLLLMAFAFGNDIYKLITGG